tATAGTATATCACAAGGAAATTgctcttgtatttttatttaacagtaACATGTCTTTTACAATTTAtcgatttatatatttttaatttattccatcaAGTGTAGCTAgcttctttgtattttttgctttaaaaaattataatataataaaacatgtctgttataatattaacacattCTTCTTAAAATTTAGCCTAAAATTTTATCCTCAGTGCAGAGCTGGTTTTGAAgctacaaaatatataaaggtAAATATATATAGGTATTGTTCGTGATAacagttattttataaaatattttttattttaaaatatattaaaataatatattttaaaatatattaaaataatatattttaaaatatttttaatattagatatcaaaacaatctaaaaataatttaatttttttttaaaagcacattttgaaccaaaaataaatatacttggAGGTATTTAGAAGAGtgtagcggttgttttttaaagtgttttttctcataaatatattaaaataatatatattttttattttttaaaaaattatttttaatataaaaaacatgatctataaacataaaaaaaataaattaatttaaaataaaaaaaataaaaaatattaaagttttttaaaatatttttaagactGGGATCCACCTTGGCTGGTTGGTCCAATGACCTACGATCTCTACCGGTTCATAATTTGGCTGGGTTCAAACGCTGCACGTCACAAACCAACGAGTCACGTACGAGGCTGGTCATGTAAATAAATACCTCAGACGACGAGGGCATATAGTCTAGAGACAAAATCACATAATCTACCAAAAAGCAGCAGTAATTTAACCAAGGATAGATAAGTAAGAAATCAAACCCAAGCCCTAGAGGTCCCGAGTCTCTCCCTCGATCTCAACAAACACAGGGAGAGAAGAAGCAGTGCTtgctgctttgtttgtttgtctgtcTCAGTGGAGATTGGAGAAACCAGAGATGGATGCGATGAGGAAACAGCTGGATGTGCTCATGGGAGCAAATCGAAACGGCGACGTAAGAGAGGTCAATCGCAAGTACTACGATCGTGATGTTTGTCGCTTGTACTTGGTTGGCCTTTGCCCTCACGAGCTTTTCCAACTAACggtattatatttttgtttttcacttctATTTAATCTTTCCTGTTTTGCTTTTCTTAGATTTCTAAAACCCTAACataacatctctctctctctctgttttttttttttttaagaaaatggaTATGGGACCATGCCCGAAAGTCCATTCACTGCAGCTGAGGAAGGAGTACGCCTCgctttcttttcatatatatattttttaatttcatttaccaatgttgaatatatatatgtatgtatgtataataAAGTGTAAGATTTATCTCTAGATATGAAGAATCGACGGCGAAAGGTGTTGATAACTATGAGATAGAGTTAGAGAATGTTATCGATAAGCTCATTGTCGAATGCGATAAGAAAATCGGTAGAGCACTTAAGCGTCTTGAAGATGAAGACGCCAAGGCTGCTATTGCGATTTCAGTCACTGAGGTTACACAGGTGATGGCAGCATTATcactctttttatttaattccctATGTTTCttgttaaataatttgattttttctaaattacagAATGCTGAGGTAAGTGAGTTGTCGAAGCTGATTAAAGAGAAACTGAAAGAAGTTGACAAATATGGTGAGATTTATTTAATAGAACTAGTTTGAGATCTTTTATTTCAGGACTTCTTTGCCGATAATGCTACAAAATATGTTTGATTGTTatctttttgttaatgttagaaTCCAGTAACCATTTCCATGCAGCCagaatgataattattttgaagtttCCCGTCTTGAGCAAGTTTATGCAGTGAATTAACTAGCTAGAATACAGTTTAGTCATTTGTTGACATTAATTTTACCAATTAGCAATTATCTAGAACATTGTTAATGTACACATTGAAGAAGtatgaaataattatataaggtTGTGCAGATTATTGAAATAGCTTGTTTAGAGGTTGTATAATTGTTGTAATTGTTacctttttgtttgatttgggaTATTGGCTATCTTTTTAGCACGTATTACAAACTGATGTGGATAGTGTGCATGGATTTTTCCGTTGTTacatgaaaattttagtgtaGTTGGGTTTTAATCTGCTTATATTGGTTTTGTACTGACATACGTATTGCTATAAATCTGCAGATCTCGAAGGCAAAAcagattttaaaattcaagttttgGAAGAAGTGGAAAAACTCAGAACTGAAAGAGCAGAGAAGCAGGTATAGGGCATCTATTTTGTTTGTTGGGCCCACCATTATCTTTTGCATAGtcttatatgaattttttccataagaaaaacaattctgCAAACTTGAATCTCATTTTGGCTTCTATGCATGTCACAATCTTGTGGCAGTCTGCACTGCTTTTGGAGGCCTTCAATAAAGACAGGGCTTCTTTACCTCAACCCATGCTGAcccccccaccaccaccacccatgCCATTACCTACTCCTGATCCTCGCACCCAAGAGATGATAAATGAGAAGCTGAAGAAAGCTGAGGATCTTGGTAAAAGACTCTAATCATTCATACTTGTTTGTCTTTTAGGTTTCATTAAATGCTTCAAGTTAACACAACGTACTTGCATTCTATGCATGTTTCCCATTGTGTTTGTGAGTTTCAAAGCAATAGTAGTCATTTCTCCATATTACCCCCCATTCTTTTGTTGTTtcccttttctccttttctctttctttccaaaatggaaaaaaaaagttcaaaaaatatagaaagatcCGAGAAGAAATAGTATCCAGTAATTAGCTTTGCTCATTATATTTCTTAACATCCTCAGGCATTTTATAACCAGTTGGAAAATATGGTATTATTAGGTTACCTGACACCCATTGTCAATATGATATCAATATGTTGTATGTATTACCCTTTTATTTCCAGGATATCTTATGCAGTTCTCAACCTCTTACACATTCCCTCAGGTGAGCAAGGAATGGTAGATGAAGCTCAAAAAGCATTGGAAGAGGCTGAAGCACTTAagaaggtttttaatttttagattttggcTTGCATTACTTTTGACCTTGGTGTTTTTGTCCCTCTGTTTTATTGTCTCTCTCATTCTGCTCCTTTCGATCCATCTTGGTCTATTTTAGTACTATGGTGTATTTTGACTGCTTATACTTCCTTTCTCTTCAGCTTCCTGCCAGGCAGGAACCTTCTGCAGATTCCTCCAAGTATACTGCTGCTGATGTGCGCATTGTGAGTATTCTTACCATAGTTTTAATCATCTGATTTCTAcctcattttgttattttccaaAGCCAAAGAAACAAAGTGAAAATGACGAGGGACACTGGTCTACCAAGAATCATTGAATTTCTTACAAACATCAAAAGGAAAGTTAGAGCTGTGCAATTTGATACCTTACATGTTGCTAGGAAAATAGATCTTGAGTTACTTGACACATCAAAGACAATTTGGCTGCTTAGGCTTGTGTACCTCTCTCAAAATTTTTCATGTAATGTGAAACTACTGAAATATCCATCAAATCCAGTCTGAAATATGCATATTTAAAGTTCATAATCTGTTCATTTATGCATTGTTATCAGTATGAAAATGTTTGAAATTTGAGCACAATGGGAACTTTCCGTTGTGTTTCTTCCCTTTAATGGAAATTTAAGAATCATTGAGGTGCAATTTTTCAGAATGTGCTTTCTTAAGCATGCAACTTATCTTTTCCCCATTTTATAGTGGCAATCTGGGAGAATTTAGGTATTTAGCTCCGTCCATGCTCAGTAATTTGGGTTCTCTAATTCACCATACCtatctcctattttttttttcttatttcagaCTGATCAGAAGCTACGTGTTTGTGACATTTGTGGAGCTTTTCTAAGTGTATATGACAGGTATGATTTTGATCTTATCTCTCCAAACAAGTGCagtccttttctcttctttctgaGGGAAACAAATGGTATTTGGGGTTTCAAGTGGTTAATCTTTTGACCCGACTATATACGTCCTTGTTACCAGCAGGCTTTTGGGCCCAAGTTTTACGAGGATAACTTTTGCAGCTAAAGAATGTGcgtcttttttttgttctgtaTGTTTGTAGACCATGATATAGTTAGAATATTATGCGGCAACATATTATGCAAATGCTTCCCTTTCATTTTTGACATCTTCATGAAATGCCTTTCTGCTATTTTCAGTGACCGACGTCTTGCAGATCATTTTGGAGGGAAGCTTCATTTAGGCTATATGCAAATTCGTGAGAAACTCACTGAGCTTCAGGTgtgcaaaatgaaaaaattgctTGCTTGTACTATTTACCAATAGATCCATTGTCTTTCATAGTTTCATTTTTCAGATTAATTGTGCAAAATGTTgaacatatcaaaatcatcttaATTGCTTATGGTCTCCAATTTTCTATTGACGAAAATCATATGCTCAAAGTTTCACTGTAGTTTAggcattaaattgaaaacaataactAGAATTGGCATGCTGTGCTATGTGGGATAAATATAGTTGTTTTACCTCTTTGGGATGTATTTAAGTTGGTATTGTGAATATGTTGGCTCAGGTGCTGGTATAATGTTTCACATTCTACTATAGAGATTCCCAGTTAGTATTTGATCTGTGAGTTTTCTGACCTTGAAGAAGAATAATCTGTTTTcagttcccccccccccccccccctctccttATTATAATCTGGTATAGCTGCTGAACTTTGATAGGGATGTAACTCTTTGAAAAAGACATTTGGTGTATTGGTGTCATATATGGAAAAACAGTCTAATCTGTAATGTGGATGGACGTGATGCATGCTAAATGGTCATTTTTGGACAATGAAAGACGTTGGATGCATCCTAGTATTTGTCTGgtcaaaagataaaagaattgtttttatgATAACAAATCATCTGCTTTTTGCTGACCCTTTTTGTGAAGGAGTGTGTGGATCTTGTTCAAAGTGTTACAGGGAATTTCAATTTGGTGAGTTAAAGAAAGCAGAATAAAAGGTTGTTTTAATAAGCCGGGCCTCTTTTTATTCATGCTGCTTAGTTGGAGAAATATCACTTGAGTGTGTCTATTTTGTCAAGCTGTATCCAAAAACTGGGGTTAATTGTGGTGGTATGTATTATTTATGTGGCCTGGCTGTTATAGTTGCAAAGGTTACTTCAACTTGTGCcgtttattttacattaaatttcCTTTGAAAGCACATTGGTCTTGTTTCGATGATGTGTGTCCCTTCTACTTGGTGCATGGGTGCTTGCCTTTGAGTCAGTACATGTTCCTTATCATTAAGGAGCTTTCCTATTTGGGCCTTTGGGTGGTGTTGTGACTGCTTGTTGGGGGTGCTAAATTTACTGTGAAACAATGTTTAAGTGTTCAAGTAGAGACATTTGCAATTGGGAATAGCTGTTCCTCTTCTTAAACTGGTGGCATTTCCCATTTCGGTTTGtctttatatcaaataaaatgatatttcatgTTATTAAAGAATGCTTTTCAGTTCAttcttcataattaattttccaggaaaacaagCAACGCAAGGTTGACCGGCACGATGATCAGAGGTATTCTTATTTGAGTTACTATCTGATGGATCCagttttttattgcaattttcttctttccttgacCATCGAATTGCTGATATTATTATGTTGTAGATCGAGAGAACGAAGTAGAGATCGCGATAGAGAACCAAGCAGGGATCGAGATCGGGGAGATAGTCGTGACCGGGGGAGAGAGTATGATCGAAAAAGCAGAGACCGTGACAGGTATAATGACCGGGATCGTGGATATGATCGTGAACGTGACAGAGGTTCAGAGCGCTCCCGCAATTATGATTCAAGAAGTCGTCGCAGATCACGTTCTCGATCTAGGGAACATTCTAGGGATTATGATCACCACAGGTTGTTATTTACCCGTGTCTGGCTGGTTGTTTGttgttttaccttttctttttaatcagtgaccattcatctttttaaattgattccGCTTTTTATTAGAGTTGGATAAAtgtgtttatgcttttcaatataataaaaataacactagAGCTCAAGCAATTATTATGTGTGTGAGAAGTTATTGTTATGCATCTGCACGCTCCACTTTGAAATTGAGAATAGAATGAAATGATTCCTAGCTGTGCTTGTAAGGGAACAACTCATAAGATGGTATCTCCCATGATGCTTGAGGTGGAAATAAATTCTTGTTATCATTTGAAAACCTATTTTGTAAGTGAGATCCAAATTAATTCctcatttccttttctcccAGAACTTCTTAacttccattttttattttttttcccttcacctctccattaaacaaagaaattttCTGGGAGGAGCATTGAGAAATGTCAAAGCTCTGGACTTCCTGTTGCAAAAGTtttgttttgcaaaaaaaatgatttctcaactgttattgattcaaattactTGGCTTTAGTGCTTAGATCTATGGTCACTGAAGTTGTTTCCTTGTCATGCACCTAATCCACTCTGACAGTCCTGTGTTTATTGTAGCATCAACTGTATTCTGATTGTGGTCAATTGCTGTAGCACCCCAGATATTATACTTACCTGAAACTATTCAGTAAAAATGTTAGCGAATTTGGTCGAAATGTGGACTATTTGATTGTCTTTGTTGCTTTAATGCTAACTGTTTATCCTTCTAGCATGTTACTGATGGCTCCCTTTACTCACTTTGGCAGGCGCTTTGAACGGTACTAAGATTGTGTTGCTGAGCAGTTGGCTATGGAAACTTGTGTTTGTTGCCTAGGTCAGTAAACTTGTGGTTTTGAAGCTTATGTATGATTTTCTCTGTCGTTCTGATACTTTTAGTGGAGTTTGACAGTTGTCTCCTAATATCGTGGATACCAACTACTTCGTAGATTTTCTTGACTTCTATTTTTAAGAGGTATGAGTTGAACTGTTTTCCAAGTTTTTATGTTTCTAGTTATGCATATGCTACATGAATTTCAAAGCTGCTCCCTCTTCATTATTGTCATTGATCCGTAATCAAATTGGTCATCTACGTCAATTGGCTCACCATTTTAGCTCTATATTTGTTCATGTATGGATTATTACTTGGAGAGAAGGTTCAGCATGAATGCGCGTTGTGTGCAATCTCAAAAGTACATTGTTGTTGTGTGAATATATAATCCTTCGATTTCATTCAGCAGTGAATGTATAACTGTCCTTGGGGGTGATGCATCTTCTATCTCCCTCCACCTTACACATGCACACAAGCATGTGTGTGCGCAGCCCAGTAGATATAACTTCCTTGCTCCATACCAAAGCAAGGAGCTTATCTACAGAAAGGTGCTGAccctttttttagtttataagtCGGCTTGAAGGGCTTTACACTACTGGTGGTGTAGAGCATGCTGCTTTGACTAATTCTTTTCCcatgaaaaaacaaactcacaaaatctttatttttgggTCCGGGAAAGTTGAATTGGGATGCACGGCATGGAGCTGGTACTTGTTTTATATTTGCTTAGAAATGTAGTTTCCTTCACCAAAGTGAAAGTCGACATGTAAATTCTAGATAAACGACCGGAAAGAGGTATACAGTGGCCGTGAGATGCAGCAGCTGAATTCGATATTTGTCTGTTGAATTTGTCTGATATTTTGGGGCTTCCTGAGCATGTGCTTTTTGAGCTGCATAAAAAATCCCAAGACTGAAAGAAACGGAGGTGCTTGCTTTTGCGTTCATCACATTTTCCTCCTTTCTGTACAAGTCAAAGATTGTTTCATTGCTTCCCGGGATGTTGAAGCAAGAAATGTAGTTTCTGGTAGATTCTGTTAGTGCTTGGTGAACACAAGGTTAAGCTTATAGAAATCCACCATGACATTCAAGTGGGTGAGGTGCCCATTGATTCTCCTCCTCTACAttttaacgtaaaaaaaaaGCAGTTAAAAATTCAGCTAGTTGCCAGCAGTTATATTTTGCTGTCAAATTGTTACCAGCTGAAGAAGAGTCTAATAACCAGTGATAGTAACTTAAGGTGCCAGCGCGATGACGGTGCTTGGACGGTGCTGCAGGGTTTAGGGTCTGTTTGGACCACcgtgttcttttaaaaaaaaattttatttatatttcgctcaatatatatatatatttagatggttttgatttgttgattttaaaaataattttttaaaaataaaaaaatattattttaatgtatttttaaataaaagttactTTAAATTTCAACAGCAATCTAATCACAATTCCAAACAATCTTCAGATTTTTCTTACAGTAGTCCTTTCTAACGCATGTCCAGCAAAATGGCCCATCATCTGTAAGGGTTCGCGAGCCTATTTTCCTCGTTGACATGGTGGGAATTAACTGGGCTTTAGAAAGGATTTCTGCAATTAAGAATTCGACAGGAGCAAACTCGTGACTGAGCTCCTGTCTTGTCACTTGGACAGTACCAACTCGCTTGGATTTGCATGTGTAAAGCATACGAGTCAAGGCTAGCAACTAGACGCATTGAATGGGTTGGGTGATCTTTAGACGGCCTTTGTGACGATGTCTCAAATTCGTTGGGCGTTTTCTCTTCTAAGAGAACGCAAAACATCTGTTGGAGATGTCAATGGTCCTTTGCCGAGGACTTACCAATTGACGTGTAgtgatttttttcagaaaacaaatATGCAAAATGTTTCATTCGAAATCCTAAATGAAGGGAAGGGACGAGTGATAAGAGAGAATATTTAAGATATGAAATGATTCCTTCCCTCTTCAAATTGAGAGCATCCAAAAGGCTTATCTTGGGGTTTAGCTATGAATTCTTGAGCAATTAAATCCCACCCGacaggaaaaaagaaggaagctaTACGTGTGGATGCCTAACCATGTTCTTGACTGCTGATCGTGGAGATGAAGTGTATATAACCAAATCCCACTTCTCAAATGTGCCTATCTGCAATTCCCACAGCAAAAACCCTATCAAAACCCCACTCCTTTTCCTCCTTCAGCCCTCCCTTAACTCCTTAATGGGTGTGCTTAATCCATCCTTACCAGAGGCTTCGAGTTTATTGAGTGGATTAAAAGAGGATATTAGACCTATGCTCAAAATACTAAACTCAGCAAATGTAATGGAAGCTTTCAATCAGACAAAATAGTATGAGCTAGCAAATAATGCCAAAATGAAGAAATCAAAGATTCTCCCATAGCAAACAATGCTTCTTCAAAACCTTATAATCATTCAAAGGTGGAGACTGTGTAGGGACCAAAATATCAAGGTAAGAGCTTACATGACAGAGACGAAGGCTGGGATAGTGTTTTAGATGTGGAAGCAAATATTCACCAGGCCATGAATGCAACGATAAAGGCTTCCACATGATAGAAGGAGTGaaggatgaggaagaagaatctCTAGAAGTAGCTGAAAGAGAGAACAATGTGATTCTGCCTTCATGATTATTGGTCGGGAAGGAAGAAAACATGAACTTGTTGAtttctataatttgtttttactcaGCAACGATTttccttattcttttgtttaACAATTTCGGCAATTACACTAAAGTCTTGATTTATTAAACTCATCAttattatgtaaaaattattttaatgtattttaaaacaaaatccactttaaaaaattaatctttattattattctaaacaCTCTCAaaaccaataattaaaaaaaaaacttatttaattaaaaaattattttgatgaatttatcATGGATTGATCTTgagtgttatatttttattttaaaaaaaacatatttagtcaaatgatattgtttcaatattttttttttaaagttaatttggaCAAACccttttcatatataaaaaaatcaactcaagttATGAAATAAACAAGTCAACTTggagattatattttttaaacacccAATTCCAGACAGTGTACAAGCCAGCTGGTCCCATACAATTTATTAAATAAGGAGAACATTCCCTCTGTTTCTGAGCTGGAAACGGATAAATcttccaatttaatttaaacagAATTATCACTCAGTTCATCATATAATTAACTTATTTCGGATTTTTTTTACCGGTGCTGAATTAGTAAATGACAAGTTGCTCAATATAACTAGCTGAATGAGCAGAGTCCAAGCCACCGACTGTGAGAATTGAGAAAAGGCGACTCCTACCATGTGCCAGAGGTAACCTGTTATAGAAGAATGCAGAGCTGAAAGAATACAAGTAAATGGGGTCCCAGGCATGCATCCAAAGTTGACCACAAAACTTGCAAGATATTGAGGGGAAATTGACAACTAGACAGCAAATGACGCGTTGTGAAATAAAAGGGCTCATGCCCCACTCGAGCCTCAAATAATTCATTCCATAGTATGCTTTCAGAAGTACATTTTAAGACACAAGGCACGAACACAATACTCGAAAACTTCATCCACTGGTGGTGGTAATGTCATGGTGAATTGAACAAAAGAATACGTTTTGTGTAGATAAAGAGGGAAAAGATATTCAAGAATGAACTATACCCAGCACGGGTTTTTTGATTACATTATAGTACACAACAAAAGCAAAGAATGTTGTTCCAATTGTTGCACTTATCATCATGTAAATCTATGCAGCATAGCAAATAGTAATAACAAAAACGTTACAATTCTTCCGCTTAGAACGGGAGATGCCGACGAAATATTCTCAGCACCAACAGAATACACTGATCCAGATTTATCATCCTTCACTTTGATGCTTGAAGAGCCTAAAAGCAACCATAGCATAGTTTGAGAAAGGCCACACttaatagaaatgaaaaataaataaacatcttCCGTTCTTAAAACAGATACAGAATGGTGTTGGATGAATATCATCTAAGAAACAGAATCCTACAGAAAAAAAGGCACACATTTTGATCCCATGTCAATAATTTCTTTAGCATTTAATAACCCTTTGTGAGCtgataaaaaaacccaacagaCATAACAAATGATCGACATATAAACTTAAGGTGTTCTACATCTTTTCAGTTAAATTTCTCTACTTAGATTGTATAGATAAGCTACACCGATGAAGTAGCAATCAAGTCATCTTTCCTCTTAATTTCTGAATCTGTGACGTTTTCTTTAGCACATCTGTCTAATTTGTAGATTATAAACACAACCTATTTATCCTGATTCACTTGAGTTTTTAACCAGTCATTATATCTATCAGCatatttttaagaagaaaatgcaAAGTGTAGAACACTTGCTTCAAACACATGGACAACTAAGCCTCAATACCAGACTAGTTACGTTGCTTCCATGGATCCTTTTGCAACATATAGCTGGATTATAAAGCACATCTGCTTCAATATCAAAGCATTTTAAATGCTTCAGTACCACTTCACCCCATGCTATCTTAGGTCTACCTCTTGTCCCCTCTCCTTCCTTGACAACTTATCACTTCTCCAAACTGGGCCTCTAGTGGCCTACGCAAAGATATCACATGGAATGTGGGGTTCAAGACTAATCCATGCCTAAAAGCAAGGCACAGACACCACTCTGCCAAAATGCATATTTAAATACAtgattatctatttctttatttacttTAATAGGTCGCTTGTAAATTACAcaaatgaagaatcaaaacTAAAGCtcataaaaacagaaaatgatACTTACAGTTGTACTCTGTCCATCCAATGGCCTGATTTTCGATATCATATAATACAAGTTTATTAGAAAGCACCAAATCTGCGTTAGGAAACAATTGATGTAGTTAATAGACAAATAATCCAAAAAGTATGgaccttttcatttttcttagcatcatgtaaaaacaaatattattagtCCATCAACTACTCCCAGCTCcagaaaattatatttgagtGTCTCAATTTCTTCTAGAAGACTCAGAATCTATGCAACTGACCCCGAAGAAGTGCAACTGaccccaaaaaaacaaagacgtTGTTGGGCACTAAGTAAGAGcaatattgaaatttaaaactgGATGTTGGATTGCTACGTACTAAGTTAATTTCCCTTCATAATTGATGAATATCCAGAGTCTTCAGCCAATTGTAAGGGGAGAGAGATTTAGATGGGTAAATTCAGCTCCTCggtaattttattaaacacaagTGCTATTGATTATGATTTTCATACAGGGAAGAGTCTGATGCATGAATATATAAAGTTATGGAGCAGGTTGAGTGACACACAACGCACAAGAGGAGGCTGTTTGCATGTAGAACCAATTAAAGACCATACCTCCTAAAAGAGTCATATCCCTCCCATCCTTTGACTGCATCCCACCGTTCTGCCACCCAAAACACCAAATATCTTCCTGTGGAAATATGATGACAATAACATATTAACTCTTTGGCTGGGAAACAGTTATTTTCGGAGATATCCAAACTAAGATTCAAACAAGCAATGTTCCTTTGGGATGGCctgaaaataatattgaaattttgggaatctaaaaaaagataataggACACCCACTGCAAATTTTACCAAGGACTGACTAAATGAAACATGCAATTAATTACCAGGATTATTTCAATTTCTAAAGTTTATTATCTGATATTTGCTAATGTTTGGCTGGTCATAAACACTATATGATTCTGCCTTTATTAtgaatattaataaaacatAGTTCAAACACTTGTCGCGCACAACCTATCAGCCTATCACAACCAATGAAATCTACAACGGCAAAACATTTTCTACAAGTTGGTTGAAAACAACATAGATGATCCTATACATGTGCACAATTAATTACTTCACtttcaaatccaaaaactaaAACCCATGCTATGTAACTGCAATTCCACCAATATCTATTCTAAATCACACTTGACTGATAGGGAAATTTAATTACAACTGCATTTACATGATTGACTAATCATAAAATCTATCTAAAATAGATTTCTTTTCCAATTCATCTATGGAGTTGAA
This genomic interval from Populus nigra chromosome 11, ddPopNigr1.1, whole genome shotgun sequence contains the following:
- the LOC133668498 gene encoding uncharacterized protein LOC133668498 isoform X1; its protein translation is MDAMRKQLDVLMGANRNGDVREVNRKYYDRDVCRLYLVGLCPHELFQLTKMDMGPCPKVHSLQLRKEYEESTAKGVDNYEIELENVIDKLIVECDKKIGRALKRLEDEDAKAAIAISVTEVTQNAEVSELSKLIKEKLKEVDKYDLEGKTDFKIQVLEEVEKLRTERAEKQSALLLEAFNKDRASLPQPMLTPPPPPPMPLPTPDPRTQEMINEKLKKAEDLGEQGMVDEAQKALEEAEALKKLPARQEPSADSSKYTAADVRITDQKLRVCDICGAFLSVYDSDRRLADHFGGKLHLGYMQIREKLTELQENKQRKVDRHDDQRSRERSRDRDREPSRDRDRGDSRDRGREYDRKSRDRDRYNDRDRGYDRERDRGSERSRNYDSRSRRRSRSRSREHSRDYDHHRRFERY
- the LOC133668498 gene encoding uncharacterized protein LOC133668498 isoform X3, with the translated sequence MDAMRKQLDVLMGANRNGDVREVNRKYYDRDVCRLYLVGLCPHELFQLTKMDMGPCPKVHSLQLRKEYEESTAKGVDNYEIELENVIDKLIVECDKKIGRALKRLEDEDAKAAIAISVTEVTQNAEVSELSKLIKEKLKEVDKYDLEGKTDFKIQVLEEVEKLRTERAEKQSALLLEAFNKDRASLPQPMLTPPPPPPMPLPTPDPRTQEMINEKLKKAEDLGEQGMVDEAQKALEEAEALKKLPARQEPSADSSKYTAADVRITDQKLRVCDICGAFLSVYDSRLLGPSFTRITFAAKELTDVLQIILEGSFI
- the LOC133668498 gene encoding uncharacterized protein LOC133668498 isoform X2, which produces MDAMRKQLDVLMGANRNGDVREVNRKYYDRDVCRLYLVGLCPHELFQLTKMDMGPCPKVHSLQLRKEYEESTAKGVDNYEIELENVIDKLIVECDKKIGRALKRLEDEDAKAAIAISVTEVTQNAEVSELSKLIKEKLKEVDKYDLEGKTDFKIQVLEEVEKLRTERAEKQSALLLEAFNKDRASLPQPMLTPPPPPPMPLPTPDPRTQEMINEKLKKAEDLGEQGMVDEAQKALEEAEALKKLPARQEPSADSSKYTAADVRITDQKLRVCDICGAFLSVYDSDRRLADHFGGKLHLGYMQIREKLTELQVLV